Proteins co-encoded in one Salvelinus sp. IW2-2015 linkage group LG17, ASM291031v2, whole genome shotgun sequence genomic window:
- the LOC111976295 gene encoding membrane-associated guanylate kinase, WW and PDZ domain-containing protein 1-like isoform X1, which yields MSMISESKLFNGSIFTECRLSENFYSKMCQTQVFSDIIFTVLFIDAPGGLVGIGNAYPVSLSRGSIGGDGSAMENGHGSTSSRVRAVMPKNWEVAYSDSGEPFYIDHNSKMTSWQDPRAQSNRETTLDKNTLPGFTDEPGELRGFSIHTRFSKGPRGFGFNIVGGSRAREFLQVYSVTPGGPGALNTDILVYINGVCVLGTSHKEVVEMLKAVPVGHSVDMVLRRGYPMLYNPDGCPKQPHPGFTDICDPFLPPTTTQPQPSHQRLPLLRPSTAPTQTQYHNLNGVLSHHHDVGYMGPGVGPGLDANGNATSTTTQSPSSYRHSSGHLSHSADPPSYRRSSRYLSDSTSPTPPSYRQSSGSITPTTPPVRPPRSLRGLARLQASDNCQSDSEVVSAIGSHRAFMIRNHNNNSLYTPPQPLRYRTSKSDLPESALSTSSTLPVSRLPMPKSETPRLSSSPGGGAYSRLIRPQASLLRPPPTPDSPHLSFNGFHGYTSGSGSPISISSPGAMSLGSGFGVGGGVGGGGELVPVALAQCEGGGGMGFSVTAGGQGGRLALVKRVWDRRQCSSLQPGDAIMKINGADVQSLSFAQVQQVLQEHTKQGEVVLLVHRRGSHRSSISPNSMQRVPSPLLCPHPPPVASDNNPSPPADVLILPRPSSTPPPPAMVRSSLVQSTSFLESVPVTLTMEPKDWLNEGMEDEGDREVVIPGPGQEGGGRNRVPRGVDVELRRKPGEGFGFVIASEDVENRKAASLLPHRFVTVRRGSPSARSGQIRPGDRLEAVDGRSVVTLPHRELAHILRRAGNTLRLTIIPRPSTYSSSLSETADYDPNYRSRKGHRSRPKHDSRYYSVDLDRGPTGFGFSLRGGNEYNMSLYVLGLMEGGPASRSHKIQVSDQLVEINGDSTAGMTHSLAVEQIRRGGHRIHLVLKKGNGYVPDYGRERRVTSPFLPLQHPKEQSVAAVDLARRASRSYRSKVKKRGRSSKGRENKKKGSRSGRGRGSSSEGEEGAGEVRHSPDSDPGPERQEEDSETGGSGLRERTQVRERDRRRRKNRNKGGSHSLPRDALRKHNNDNIHIEAERGNERGRERERRRDRKRKSRSEERVRKRENNRKTEEEEEVKEREEKKDVEEEEVEEEEEDEEEDAYLPITNKRLPRPKQDCEEEDVEERERKRREWDMERERELESERLREIKWERKKINDEERERSQSLNNLLSLESRMASPLQRDPFSFLTPFSELEHAESVTSHSDGSVYAASVSGLSLALTEGSVLGTPALLLPGPWLKPSQQRITEVIQENRLAGEQRKGGRGRGRGVMEESGI from the exons ATGTCCATGATTTCAGAGAGTAAGTTATTCAATGGTTCTATTTTCACTGAGTGTAGGCTATCTGAGAACTTCTATAGTAAGATGTGTCAAACACAAGTTTTCAGTGACATCATTTTCACTGTCCTCTTTATTGACGCTCCAGGTGGATTAGTGGGTATCGGCAATGCATATCCCGTCTCCTTGTCCAGAGGGTCCATTGGAGGGGATGGCAGTGCCATGGAAAACGGCCATGGCAGCACCAGTTCCAGGGTGCGAGCAGTGATGCCTAAAAACTGGGAGGTAGCCTACAGCGACTCAGGAGAGCCTTTCTACATAGA CCATAACTCCAAGATGACCAGCTGGCAGGATCCTCGTGCacagagcaacagagagacaACGCTTGACAAAAATACAT TACCAGGGTTCACAGACGAGCCAGGGGAGCTGAGGGGTTTCTCTATCCACACACGCTTCTCTAAAGGTCCCAGGGGGTTTGGTTTCAACATCGTGGGGGGCAGCAGAGCCAGGGAGTTCCTCCAGGTCTACAGTGTCACGCCAGGGGGACCTGGAGCTCTCAACAcag ATATCCTGGTTTACATCAACGGCGTCTGTGTCCTGGGAACGTCCCACAAAGAAGTGGTAGAGATGCTGAAGGCAGTTCCTGTGGGCCACAGTGTGGACATGGTCCTCCGAAGGGGATACCCCATGCTCTACAACCCCGACGGCTGCCCCAAGCAGCCCCATCCTGGGTTCACCGACATCTGTGACCCCTTcctcccacccaccaccacacagccCCAACCCTCACACCAGCGCCTCCCCCTCCTCCGCCCATCCACAGCCCCAACCCAGACCCAGTATCATAATCTCAACGGGGTCCTTTCTCACCACCATGACGTGGGTTATATGGGTCCAGGAGTGGGGCCAGGACTGGATGCCAATGGGAATGCCACCTCCACAACTACCCAATCACCATCCTCTTACAGACACTCCAGCGGTCATCTTTCTCACTCCGCTGACCCACCATCGTACAGACGATCCAGTCGCTACCTATCTGACTCCACCTCCCCTACACCACCCTCATACAGACAATCCAGTGGTAGCATCACTCCCACCACCCCCCCGGTCCGCCCGCCCCGCTCACTGAGGGGCCTCGCCCGCCTGCAGGCCTCTGACAACTGCCAGAGTGACAGCGAAGTGGTCTCAGCCATCGGCTCACACAG GGCATTCATGATCCGTAACCACAACAATAACTCCCTCTATACCCCCCCTCAGCCCCTGCGTTACAGAACCTCTAAGAGTGACCTGCCTGAGAGTGCCCtgtccacctcctccaccctccctgtgTCTAGACTTCCCATGCCCAAGTCAGAGACACCCCGTCTCTCGTCCTCCCCTGGCGGAGGGGCGTACTCCCGCCTCATCAGGCCCCAGGCCTCCCTGCTGAGACCCCCTCCCACCCCTGACAGCCCCCACCTCAGCTTCAATGGCTTCCATGGCTATACCAGCGGCAGCGGCAGCCCCATAAGCATCTCGTCTCCCGGGGCGATGAGCCTGGGCAGTGGCTTTGGGGTGGGAGGTGGGGTTGGAGGTGGAGGGGAGTTGGTGCCAGTGGCCCTGGCTCAGTGTGAGGGTGGAGGGGGAATGGGTTTCAGTGTGACGGCCGGGGGACAGGGGGGAAGGCTGGCCCTTGTCAAGAGGGTCTGGGACAGGAGGCAGTGCTCCTCCCTACAGCCAGGGGATGCCATCATGAAGATCAACGGAGCAGACGTCCAGAGTCTCAGCTTTGCACAG GTACAACAGGTTCTCCAGGAACACACCAAACAAGGAGAAGTGGTCTTATTGGTTCACAGAAGAG GTTCACACCGTTCTTCCATCTCCCCCAACTCTATGCAAAGAGTCCCCTCACCACTTCTCTGCCCCCATCCTCCACCCGTGGCATCAGACAACAATCCTTCACCCCCTGCGGACGTCCTGATCCTACCCcgtccctcctccacccctcctcccccggcCATGGTGCGCTCCTCTCTGGTCCAGAGCACCAGTTTCCTGGAGTCAGTCCCAGTCACCCTCACCATGGAACCCAAAGACTGGCTGAACGAGGGCATGGAGGATGAGGGGGACAGGGAGGTGGTGATCCCAGGACCagggcaggagggagggggacGGAACCGTGTGCCCCGGGGGGTTGATGTGGAGCTGAGGAGGAAGCCAGGAGAGGGGTTCGGATTCGTCATCGCTTCAGAGGATGTAGAGAACAGGAAAG ccgcctccctcctccctcaccggTTCGTGACGGTGCGTCGGGGCAGTCCTTCGGCGAGGAGCGGTCAGATCCGACCCGGTGACCGGTTGGAGGCGGTCGATGGGCGTTCTGTGGTGACCCTACCCCACCGGGAGCTTGCCCATATCCTGCGCCGAGCTGGAAACACCCTACGCCTGACCATCATCCCCCGTCCTAGCACAT actcATCCAGCCTATCAGAGACCGCAGACTATGACCCCAATTACAGAAGCAGAAAAGGGCACAGGTCACGACCCAAG CATGACTCTAGGTATTACAGTGTGGATCTAGACCGCGGCCCAACAGGTTTTGGGTTCAGTCTGCGGGGGGGAAATGAGTACAACATGAGTCTGTACGTACTAGGACTGATGGAGGGAGGACCTGCCTCACGCAGCCACAAAATACAG GTAAGTGACCAGTTGGTGGAGATCAATGGGGACAGCACAGCAGGGATGACCCACAGCTTGGCTGTAGAGCAGATACGCAGGGGAGGACACCGCATACACCTGGTGCTAAAGAAAGGCAACGGATACGTACCAGATTACG GCCGTGAGCGCAGAGtcacctcccccttcctcccactGCAGCACCCCAAGGAGCAGAGTGTGGCTGCAGTAGACCTGGCCCGCCGGGCGAGCCGCAGCTACAGGTCCAAGGTGAAGAAGCGGGGGAGGTCTTCAAAAGGGAGAGAAAACAAGAAGAAAGGAAGTAGGTcagggagaggcagaggcagcagctcagagggagaggaaggagcagGGGAAGTGAGACACAGCCCTGATTCAGACCCTGGTcctgagagacaggaggaggacagtGAGACAGGAGGCAGCGGCCTGAGAGAGAGGactcaggtgagagagagggataggaggaggaggaagaacaggaACAAGGGAGGCTCTCACAGTTTACCCAGAGATGCCCTGAGGAAACATAACAACGATAACATACACatagaggcagagagggggaatgagagagggagggagagagagaggaggagagatagaaaaAGGAAAAGCAGGAGTGAGGAGAGGGTCAGGAAGAGGGAGAACAACAGgaaaacagaggaagaggaggaggtgaaggaaagagaggagaagaaggatgtggaggaagaagaggtggaagaggaggaagaagatgaaGAGGAAGATGCTTATCTCCCCATTACTAACAAAAGGCTGCCCAGGCCCAAGCAAGACTGTGAGGAAGAGgatgtggaagagagggagaggaaaaggagagaatgGGAcatggaaagagaaagggagttgGAGAGTGAGaggttgagggagataaagtgggagaggaagaagataaatgatgaggagagagaaaggtctCAGTCCCTGAACAACCTGCTCTCCTTGGAGTCTCGCATGGCCTCTCCACTACAGAGAGATCCCTTCTCCTTCCTAACTCCCTTCTCTGAGCTGGAGCATGCAGAGTCAGTAACCAGCCACTCAGATGGCAGTGTGTATGCTGCCAGTGTCTCTGGCCTCTCGCTGGCCCTCACAGAGGGGTCTGTTCTGGGGACTCCGGCCCTGCTGCTCCCAGGCCCCTGGCTCAAACCCAGCCAACAGAGAATCACTGAGGTCATACAGGAGAACAGGCTTGCAGGAGaacagagaaaaggagggagaggaaggggaagaggagtcATGGAAGAATCGGGAATATAG
- the LOC111976295 gene encoding membrane-associated guanylate kinase, WW and PDZ domain-containing protein 3-like isoform X2 — MYIDAFKRLLFERLNCLKRMCVCQRQGSSFAMSKAAVRKLHWRSKVQESFIPLVGSSGELGVAVGGGADYGEFPFVTATPGGGFTVGDIILEIGGTPVLGMTLGDVRGVLNSCLHPIRIKTVSPGSALCKDLRLYLSKCFTPGSMDSQLQQVIRENLYLRAVPCTTRLPHAGEISGVDYNFVSIEEFFSLEESGALLESGKFKGNYYGTPRPVHIGPESPPITYQEHRNLLRNFRTRSKSLSNLEKAAEEGENSEEDSGLSGRFTKDRLSRGLVGIGNAYPVSLSRGSIGGDGSAMENGHGSTSSRVRAVMPKNWEVAYSDSGEPFYIDHNSKMTSWQDPRAQSNRETTLDKNTLPGFTDEPGELRGFSIHTRFSKGPRGFGFNIVGGSRAREFLQVYSVTPGGPGALNTADILVYINGVCVLGTSHKEVVEMLKAVPVGHSVDMVLRRGYPMLYNPDGCPKQPHPGFTDICDPFLPPTTTQPQPSHQRLPLLRPSTAPTQTQYHNLNGVLSHHHDVGYMGPGVGPGLDANGNATSTTTQSPSSYRHSSGHLSHSADPPSYRRSSRYLSDSTSPTPPSYRQSSGSITPTTPPVRPPRSLRGLARLQASDNCQSDSEVVSAIGSHRAFMIRNHNNNSLYTPPQPLRYRTSKSDLPESALSTSSTLPVSRLPMPKSETPRLSSSPGGGAYSRLIRPQASLLRPPPTPDSPHLSFNGFHGYTSGSGSPISISSPGAMSLGSGFGVGGGVGGGGELVPVALAQCEGGGGMGFSVTAGGQGGRLALVKRVWDRRQCSSLQPGDAIMKINGADVQSLSFAQVQQVLQEHTKQGEVVLLVHRRGSHRSSISPNSMQRVPSPLLCPHPPPVASDNNPSPPADVLILPRPSSTPPPPAMVRSSLVQSTSFLESVPVTLTMEPKDWLNEGMEDEGDREVVIPGPGQEGGGRNRVPRGVDVELRRKPGEGFGFVIASEDVENRKAASLLPHRFVTVRRGSPSARSGQIRPGDRLEAVDGRSVVTLPHRELAHILRRAGNTLRLTIIPRPSTYSSSLSETADYDPNYRSRKGHRSRPKHDSRYYSVDLDRGPTGFGFSLRGGNEYNMSLYVLGLMEGGPASRSHKIQVSDQLVEINGDSTAGMTHSLAVEQIRRGGHRIHLVLKKGNGYVPDYGRERRVTSPFLPLQHPKEQSVAAVDLARRASRSYRSKVKKRGRSSKGRENKKKGSRSGRGRGSSSEGEEGAGEVRHSPDSDPGPERQEEDSETGGSGLRERTQVRERDRRRRKNRNKGGSHSLPRDALRKHNNDNIHIEAERGNERGRERERRRDRKRKSRSEERVRKRENNRKTEEEEEVKEREEKKDVEEEEVEEEEEDEEEDAYLPITNKRLPRPKQDCEEEDVEERERKRREWDMERERELESERLREIKWERKKINDEERERSQSLNNLLSLESRMASPLQRDPFSFLTPFSELEHAESVTSHSDGSVYAASVSGLSLALTEGSVLGTPALLLPGPWLKPSQQRITEVIQENRLAGEQRKGGRGRGRGVMEESGI; from the exons ctcttTTGCTATGTCTAAGGCAGCCGTGAGGAAGCTGCACTGGCGCTCCAAGGTCCAGGAGAGCTTCATCCCCctggttggttcctctggggaaCTGGGGGTGGCCGTGGGTGGCGGAGCTGACTATGGAGAGTTCCCATTCGTCACCGCAACCCCCGGGGGCGGGTTCACAGTGGGCGACATCATCCTAGAGATTGGGGGTACCCCTGTGTTAGGGATGACACTAGGAGATGTCCGTGGGGTCCTTAACTCCTGCCTCCATCCCATCCGCATCAAGACGGTCTCACCAG GCTCTGCCTTGTGTAAGGACCTCAGGCTGTATCTGAGTAAGTGCTTCACTCCAGGTTCCATGGACAGCCAGCTTCAGCAGGTCATCCGGGAGAACCTCTACCTCCGAGCAGTGCCAT GCACGACCAGACTGCCCCATGCTGGGGAGATCTCAGGTGTGGACTACAACTTTGTCTCCATAGAAGAGTTCTTCTCTTTGGAGGAGTCAGGAGCTCTTCTGGAGAGCGGCAAGTTcaaag GGAACTACTACGGCACCCCCCGGCCAGTACACATTGGTCCAGAGAGTCCTCCCATCACCTACCAGGAACACCGCAACCTGCTCCGGAACTTCCGAACACGCAGCAAGTCGCTTAGCAACCTGGAGAAAGCAGCCGAGGAGGGGGAGAACAGCGAGGAAGATTCTGGCCTGTCAGGCAGGTTTACCAAAGACAGACTGTCCC GTGGATTAGTGGGTATCGGCAATGCATATCCCGTCTCCTTGTCCAGAGGGTCCATTGGAGGGGATGGCAGTGCCATGGAAAACGGCCATGGCAGCACCAGTTCCAGGGTGCGAGCAGTGATGCCTAAAAACTGGGAGGTAGCCTACAGCGACTCAGGAGAGCCTTTCTACATAGA CCATAACTCCAAGATGACCAGCTGGCAGGATCCTCGTGCacagagcaacagagagacaACGCTTGACAAAAATACAT TACCAGGGTTCACAGACGAGCCAGGGGAGCTGAGGGGTTTCTCTATCCACACACGCTTCTCTAAAGGTCCCAGGGGGTTTGGTTTCAACATCGTGGGGGGCAGCAGAGCCAGGGAGTTCCTCCAGGTCTACAGTGTCACGCCAGGGGGACCTGGAGCTCTCAACAcag CAGATATCCTGGTTTACATCAACGGCGTCTGTGTCCTGGGAACGTCCCACAAAGAAGTGGTAGAGATGCTGAAGGCAGTTCCTGTGGGCCACAGTGTGGACATGGTCCTCCGAAGGGGATACCCCATGCTCTACAACCCCGACGGCTGCCCCAAGCAGCCCCATCCTGGGTTCACCGACATCTGTGACCCCTTcctcccacccaccaccacacagccCCAACCCTCACACCAGCGCCTCCCCCTCCTCCGCCCATCCACAGCCCCAACCCAGACCCAGTATCATAATCTCAACGGGGTCCTTTCTCACCACCATGACGTGGGTTATATGGGTCCAGGAGTGGGGCCAGGACTGGATGCCAATGGGAATGCCACCTCCACAACTACCCAATCACCATCCTCTTACAGACACTCCAGCGGTCATCTTTCTCACTCCGCTGACCCACCATCGTACAGACGATCCAGTCGCTACCTATCTGACTCCACCTCCCCTACACCACCCTCATACAGACAATCCAGTGGTAGCATCACTCCCACCACCCCCCCGGTCCGCCCGCCCCGCTCACTGAGGGGCCTCGCCCGCCTGCAGGCCTCTGACAACTGCCAGAGTGACAGCGAAGTGGTCTCAGCCATCGGCTCACACAG GGCATTCATGATCCGTAACCACAACAATAACTCCCTCTATACCCCCCCTCAGCCCCTGCGTTACAGAACCTCTAAGAGTGACCTGCCTGAGAGTGCCCtgtccacctcctccaccctccctgtgTCTAGACTTCCCATGCCCAAGTCAGAGACACCCCGTCTCTCGTCCTCCCCTGGCGGAGGGGCGTACTCCCGCCTCATCAGGCCCCAGGCCTCCCTGCTGAGACCCCCTCCCACCCCTGACAGCCCCCACCTCAGCTTCAATGGCTTCCATGGCTATACCAGCGGCAGCGGCAGCCCCATAAGCATCTCGTCTCCCGGGGCGATGAGCCTGGGCAGTGGCTTTGGGGTGGGAGGTGGGGTTGGAGGTGGAGGGGAGTTGGTGCCAGTGGCCCTGGCTCAGTGTGAGGGTGGAGGGGGAATGGGTTTCAGTGTGACGGCCGGGGGACAGGGGGGAAGGCTGGCCCTTGTCAAGAGGGTCTGGGACAGGAGGCAGTGCTCCTCCCTACAGCCAGGGGATGCCATCATGAAGATCAACGGAGCAGACGTCCAGAGTCTCAGCTTTGCACAG GTACAACAGGTTCTCCAGGAACACACCAAACAAGGAGAAGTGGTCTTATTGGTTCACAGAAGAG GTTCACACCGTTCTTCCATCTCCCCCAACTCTATGCAAAGAGTCCCCTCACCACTTCTCTGCCCCCATCCTCCACCCGTGGCATCAGACAACAATCCTTCACCCCCTGCGGACGTCCTGATCCTACCCcgtccctcctccacccctcctcccccggcCATGGTGCGCTCCTCTCTGGTCCAGAGCACCAGTTTCCTGGAGTCAGTCCCAGTCACCCTCACCATGGAACCCAAAGACTGGCTGAACGAGGGCATGGAGGATGAGGGGGACAGGGAGGTGGTGATCCCAGGACCagggcaggagggagggggacGGAACCGTGTGCCCCGGGGGGTTGATGTGGAGCTGAGGAGGAAGCCAGGAGAGGGGTTCGGATTCGTCATCGCTTCAGAGGATGTAGAGAACAGGAAAG ccgcctccctcctccctcaccggTTCGTGACGGTGCGTCGGGGCAGTCCTTCGGCGAGGAGCGGTCAGATCCGACCCGGTGACCGGTTGGAGGCGGTCGATGGGCGTTCTGTGGTGACCCTACCCCACCGGGAGCTTGCCCATATCCTGCGCCGAGCTGGAAACACCCTACGCCTGACCATCATCCCCCGTCCTAGCACAT actcATCCAGCCTATCAGAGACCGCAGACTATGACCCCAATTACAGAAGCAGAAAAGGGCACAGGTCACGACCCAAG CATGACTCTAGGTATTACAGTGTGGATCTAGACCGCGGCCCAACAGGTTTTGGGTTCAGTCTGCGGGGGGGAAATGAGTACAACATGAGTCTGTACGTACTAGGACTGATGGAGGGAGGACCTGCCTCACGCAGCCACAAAATACAG GTAAGTGACCAGTTGGTGGAGATCAATGGGGACAGCACAGCAGGGATGACCCACAGCTTGGCTGTAGAGCAGATACGCAGGGGAGGACACCGCATACACCTGGTGCTAAAGAAAGGCAACGGATACGTACCAGATTACG GCCGTGAGCGCAGAGtcacctcccccttcctcccactGCAGCACCCCAAGGAGCAGAGTGTGGCTGCAGTAGACCTGGCCCGCCGGGCGAGCCGCAGCTACAGGTCCAAGGTGAAGAAGCGGGGGAGGTCTTCAAAAGGGAGAGAAAACAAGAAGAAAGGAAGTAGGTcagggagaggcagaggcagcagctcagagggagaggaaggagcagGGGAAGTGAGACACAGCCCTGATTCAGACCCTGGTcctgagagacaggaggaggacagtGAGACAGGAGGCAGCGGCCTGAGAGAGAGGactcaggtgagagagagggataggaggaggaggaagaacaggaACAAGGGAGGCTCTCACAGTTTACCCAGAGATGCCCTGAGGAAACATAACAACGATAACATACACatagaggcagagagggggaatgagagagggagggagagagagaggaggagagatagaaaaAGGAAAAGCAGGAGTGAGGAGAGGGTCAGGAAGAGGGAGAACAACAGgaaaacagaggaagaggaggaggtgaaggaaagagaggagaagaaggatgtggaggaagaagaggtggaagaggaggaagaagatgaaGAGGAAGATGCTTATCTCCCCATTACTAACAAAAGGCTGCCCAGGCCCAAGCAAGACTGTGAGGAAGAGgatgtggaagagagggagaggaaaaggagagaatgGGAcatggaaagagaaagggagttgGAGAGTGAGaggttgagggagataaagtgggagaggaagaagataaatgatgaggagagagaaaggtctCAGTCCCTGAACAACCTGCTCTCCTTGGAGTCTCGCATGGCCTCTCCACTACAGAGAGATCCCTTCTCCTTCCTAACTCCCTTCTCTGAGCTGGAGCATGCAGAGTCAGTAACCAGCCACTCAGATGGCAGTGTGTATGCTGCCAGTGTCTCTGGCCTCTCGCTGGCCCTCACAGAGGGGTCTGTTCTGGGGACTCCGGCCCTGCTGCTCCCAGGCCCCTGGCTCAAACCCAGCCAACAGAGAATCACTGAGGTCATACAGGAGAACAGGCTTGCAGGAGaacagagaaaaggagggagaggaaggggaagaggagtcATGGAAGAATCGGGAATATAG